A region of the bacterium genome:
CGAGCATCAACGTCAGCCTGAATGGTGGCGAGTCCACGTTCCTGATTGTCAGGGCAAATCCCAATACCAACGCAGGATCAACCGAGTTTTCATTAACCATCGAATCCCATAACAACGACGAGAATATTCAATCGTATTCGTGGCGGCTGATGGCCGGTTTGGATGTGCTGGTGATCGACGGTGATGGCGGCGAAACCTACGAAACCTACTACGCGGCCGCGCTGGACGCTGTGGATGAGACCATCAATGTCGTGTGGGGATGGTGGGATGCAAGCCTTGATGAAGTGGACGTGAACCTCTTCGAAGGCGTGGACGTCCTCGTCTGGTTCACCGGCAATCAATGGCAGGAAACGCTGACGCCGCTTGACCAGCTGAATCTTCAGGACTATCTGGAGAACGGCGGCAAATTAATGCTGACCGGTCAGGGCATCGGCTTCGACATGCGCAACGACCAGTTCTTCATCGACTACATGCACGCCCAGTATCTGCGCAACTTCCCGATCGGCACGGGCGTGACGGGGCTTGCAGGCACGGTCGGCGACGGCTTGAACTTCACGATTGTCAGCGGCACGGGCGCGAATAATCAGAACCGTCAGTCCGCAATCGCGACGCGCAACGAGCAGGCGACGCTGATGTTCAACTACGTGCAGGAATACCAGGGCCAGACACAGGGCGCGGGTTTGACTGTGGACAACGGCAACTACCGCATCCTGTATCTCGCTTTCGGCTTTGAGGCCATTTCGACGGAACAGAACCGCAACGCGATGATGGAGCGCGCCATCGGCTGGCTGCTCTATGGAACGACCAGCTCGCCTGAGACTCCGCAGACGATGCCGACCGAGTTCAGCCTGTTGCAGAACTATCCGAATCCGTTCAACCCCGAGACGACCATTCCGTTCGCTCTGCCGGTGCGTTCCAATGTGACCCTGAAGGTGTTCGACCTGCTGGGCCGCGAAGTGGCGACACTTGCAAATCGTTCGTTTGAAGCGGGTCTGCACAGCGTCTCGTGGAACGGCAGCGACCTCTCAAGCGGTGTCTATTTCTACACGCTAAAGGCCGAGAACGGCGAGCAGAGCTTCTCAAGCACGCGCAAACTGGTCTTGATGAAGTAATCCCCGCCGGATGACTGGCACGGTTTCCTTGACAACTCACCTTTAATTCCTGAAGCGCCGCCTGCCGCGATGTGACGGTGGGCGGCGTTTCACCTTTTCTCTGGAGGGGAAAGGACCCATGAATTCCCATCACAAACACTTTTCCGTTCCGCTACTCGGCGCGCTGGCCTTGGCGCTGCTGCTCTGCTGGCCGTTTGTGCGCGAGTCGCGGCAGACGACGGCTGAGGCGTGTTGGAACAACGTGCTGATCGAGTGCTTCGACTCGACGCGCGCGGCTTGGCCGTGGGCTAAACCCTACGGCGCGAATCCGGTGCGTCGCTGGCGCATTTCGCCTGCGCTCCCGCAACTCACGTGGGGCCTGCAGGACCGCTTCTACAGTCTCGGCTTGCAGTCGTTCTGCAATGATGAACAGGCAATCTGGGTGCTCGGCGGGCCGGGTACCGAAGATCCGAACTTCGACGACTATCCGGCCAATTTGAACACCTACGTGACCTACGGTCCCATCAATTTGTCGACGGCCACGGAAGCGCGCGTGCAGTTCGCTCTCTATTTCCGCAACGCTATGGATATCGGCGACACGATTTGCTGGGGCGCGGATTCGGTGTTCACACTCGCGACGACGCATATCTGGCTGGACAGCACATTGGCGCACGAAGAAGCGGGCTGGCGGAATTTCACGATGGACTTAAAAGACCTCTATCGTAACAACGCCACGCGCGACAGCGTCTCCGCATTGGGCCGCACCGACGTCTATGTCTACTGGTGGTTCCGCTCCAACAGCAATCAACAGCGCGGACGCGGCGCGTTCTTGGATGACGTCATTATCGCTTGGGACAACGGCCAAATCGACATGCTCGCGGGCTCACTCAATATCTTGAATCCGGACTCGCTTACCTATCCCACGGTAATCGAAGTGGGAGACTCTGTGGTGTTTCAATATTCGTTCAGATTGTGTGACGGCGGCGTGTTGTA
Encoded here:
- a CDS encoding T9SS type A sorting domain-containing protein — protein: MQSLKVFAIVFIVMLFVASAYAAQRQCVIIDAFTQWNCPPCATWNPTERSVLNAMTRDTVISIKTHGWWPGSNNDAFHLYNVPESTARINYYGVNAVPTGYADGIVNFGQSATTLRNAVRSRYATASPCTIDNLIAETSSPTGIQVSGTITAEQTLTGAYLYVVLIRDEVTYASPPGSNGETFFPDIFTDASPNFNVGTLINASPGFPFEFATTLVRDPSWDVENLTVIAFAQRNSNREILQGAWTNVLQPYAFTTTNDNPAQAVIQPAAGEQAYLVQLNNIGTMDDSYTVTLDGNWPTGWVYSVEENGGASNPTSINVSLNGGESTFLIVRANPNTNAGSTEFSLTIESHNNDENIQSYSWRLMAGLDVLVIDGDGGETYETYYAAALDAVDETINVVWGWWDASLDEVDVNLFEGVDVLVWFTGNQWQETLTPLDQLNLQDYLENGGKLMLTGQGIGFDMRNDQFFIDYMHAQYLRNFPIGTGVTGLAGTVGDGLNFTIVSGTGANNQNRQSAIATRNEQATLMFNYVQEYQGQTQGAGLTVDNGNYRILYLAFGFEAISTEQNRNAMMERAIGWLLYGTTSSPETPQTMPTEFSLLQNYPNPFNPETTIPFALPVRSNVTLKVFDLLGREVATLANRSFEAGLHSVSWNGSDLSSGVYFYTLKAENGEQSFSSTRKLVLMK
- a CDS encoding T9SS type A sorting domain-containing protein, producing the protein MNSHHKHFSVPLLGALALALLLCWPFVRESRQTTAEACWNNVLIECFDSTRAAWPWAKPYGANPVRRWRISPALPQLTWGLQDRFYSLGLQSFCNDEQAIWVLGGPGTEDPNFDDYPANLNTYVTYGPINLSTATEARVQFALYFRNAMDIGDTICWGADSVFTLATTHIWLDSTLAHEEAGWRNFTMDLKDLYRNNATRDSVSALGRTDVYVYWWFRSNSNQQRGRGAFLDDVIIAWDNGQIDMLAGSLNILNPDSLTYPTVIEVGDSVVFQYSFRLCDGGVLYYPPFHVMLAIDGNPILDSVIVDGQPGQFFTWFTEPIEMTAAGNFNLQLMIDPGQEVAESNENNNTAVYPFSVQEPNVRPVFEWLAPGPLSPTGDTLFAYGQGTLRWSLQDPDDDATVSIYADTDANGCLGPLIPGGSNRPEVGVDSLVWNVSGMIAGSVRWPFAQVSDPTHSDCYYAPYPLVVRSLSTGEEVLVPLLFQLAQNYPNPFNPSTQIEFAITRGGHTSLTVYDITGREVATLIDNDLTPGIYQANFDAGPDLTSGVYIYRLDAPEGSLTRKMILMK